The sequence below is a genomic window from Paenibacillus silvisoli.
TAAACTGCTTCAAATCATATAAAGTATCGATAACAGCGGTCGCCTCGCAGCCGGCCGAGGCAAGCAGTTCTTTATAATTGTCGCCTGTTGCAAGCCCGGTTAAAACAAGCACGGACGGACAACCGACAGCTTGCGCGGCCGCGATGTCCGTTGCCGGATTATCGCCGATCATCCATGTCTCGGACGCGTTCAGTCCCAGCCGTTTCAGCGCGAAATCCATCAAAATCGCCGACGGCTTCCCGATGACGGTCGGCTCTACGCCGGAAGCCGCCCGCAGCATGGCGCCGATCGAGCCTGCGCCAGGCATGAGCCCGTGCTCGGCAGGCACGAGCAGATCGGGATTGGTCAATATCGAGCCGGCTCCGTCGCGAATATGACGGACCGCCTTCGCGACCTTGTCGTAGGTCAGCTGGCGGTCGATTCCTTGAACGACCAGCTCCGGCTCGTCCTCCACCAGCTGCAAGCCGGCTTCCTCCAGCGCGGTGCGCAGACCATGCTCGCCCACGACATGCACGCGCGCGCCCGGTTGGCGCTCGGCGATATAGGCTGCAGCGCCTTGCGCCGACGTGCATACGTCCGACGGCTTCGCCGGGATGCCCATCGCGTTCAGCCGTTCGGCGAACGCTTCCGGCGTCATCGACGAGTTGTTGGTCACGAACAAAAAGCCGATCTCCAGCCTGCGCAGTTCCGCGATCAGCTCGTCTGCTCCCGGAATCATAATGCCGCCGTGATACATCGTTCCGTCCAAATCAATGAGCAGACCGCGAAGCGAATTGACGCTCATCCTTCGTCCACTCCTTTAAGCAGCCAAGGGCGACAAGGGCCGCCCTCAGCTCGAATATTTGATTAGCTTCTTCTGCAAGCGGTCGATCCGCTTGCGCAGCAGCTCAAGCTCCGCGCGGCGCTTGGCTTGCAGCCGCAAGCCCGTAAGCCTGCGCTGCGCCATTTCAAAGGCCGTTTCGGCTAAGACGAGCGCTTCGTCCAGCTGCTTCGTCTTGTGCTCGTAATACATGGCAAGCTCGATATGCGCCTCGTAATCCGACAAAGCCGCATGAGCCGCCGCTTCTTCTACCGCCTTCTGCCACAATATCACAGCGCGCTGCCAATTTCCACATTTCTTGTCGCGTTCAGCCAGCAGGCATAAGCAATTGCGATTCAAACGCGGATGGTCGGCAACGAGTGCAAACAGAGGCTCGGCCAGCTCGGTCTTTCCCATTTTTTCCAGCCACAGCCCTGTCCGAAGCAGTTCCTCCGCCTCTTGCGGCATCGGCAGGAGCGCCGTCCCGAGATTGCCGCCCAAGAAATGGCCGAAACGGATCGACAACGCGGCAAGGGAGAGCATATCGATTTCGTTATGCT
It includes:
- a CDS encoding TIGR01457 family HAD-type hydrolase → MSVNSLRGLLIDLDGTMYHGGIMIPGADELIAELRRLEIGFLFVTNNSSMTPEAFAERLNAMGIPAKPSDVCTSAQGAAAYIAERQPGARVHVVGEHGLRTALEEAGLQLVEDEPELVVQGIDRQLTYDKVAKAVRHIRDGAGSILTNPDLLVPAEHGLMPGAGSIGAMLRAASGVEPTVIGKPSAILMDFALKRLGLNASETWMIGDNPATDIAAAQAVGCPSVLVLTGLATGDNYKELLASAGCEATAVIDTLYDLKQFIGERLASSRQSR